AGCGATCGGCCATGAGGCCGGCGACCGGCATGAGGAGTAGAAGCGGCCCGAACTGCAGTGCCATCGTGATACCGAGCGCGGCGGCATCCCCGTCGGTGAGTTCGGTGAGAACGATCCAGTCCTGCGCGGTGCGCTGCATCCACGCACCCGTGTTGGACACGAGGGCCCCGGCGAACCAGAGGCGATAGTTGGCGACCCGCAGACTGCGGAACATCGCGCTCACGAGTCGGCGAGCGCGCGGATGATCGGGGTGCTGGCCAGGAGTGCGCGCTGGTCTTCTGCGCTCAGGGTGTCAAACTGCCGACTGAACCACGCGATGCGTCGTTCGCGGGTTTCCGCAACGATGCGCTCCCCCTCGTTGGTGAGCGAGACGAGCACTTTGCGGCCGTCGTCGGGGGCGGGGGCTCGCACGACGAGGCCCGCGTCGACCAGAGCAGTCACGGTTCTCGTCATCGACGGCGCGCTCACGCGATCGTGTTCGCTCAATGCGCCGGCCGTCTGGGGGCCGTGCTTGGCAAGCACGAAGAGTACGGCGAGTTGCCCGTCGGTGACGTCGCCGTCCACTCGCTCGATGCGCATTCGCCGCGCGAGGCGCATGACGGCGATACGCAGATCGTCCGCCGTGTCGAGCGCTGTGTCCCGAGCCGCGTCGGGGTGGTCAAGAGTCATCATTAGTTAGCATAGCAAATTAGTTGCGCTAACTATTCCCGAGAGCCCTACGATGGGGTTCAGCGAGGAGGCGGCCATGCCCACATTCGTCCCGGTCCGGCATGATGCGACCTACGTTGACGCCCACGGCGTCACGATCCATTACTACGTGTGGAAGGCCGCGAAGCCCAAGGCCGTCGTCCAACTCCTGCACGGTCTCGGTGAGCATGCGCTCCGCTACGAACAGCTCGCGGGCGAGCTTGTCAATGCTGGCTACTCCGTCTACGCCGATGACCACCGCGGCCACGGCCGCACGGGCATGGAGCAGTGGCGCAACGACGCGACCAAGCTCGGCAGGCTCGGCGTCGGGGGCATGCGCGCCACTATCGCCGCGATCGAGCAGCTCACCGGCATCGCGCGCGCCGAAAACCCCGACATCCCGCTCATCGCTCTCGGTCAGTCGTGGGGCTCGCTCATGCTGCAGAAGATGCTCGACGAGCATCCGCGTGACTACGACGCCGTTGTGCTCACGGGTACCGCCTACCGCACCCTCACGGACATGAACTCCGGCGACCTCAACAAGCACCACAAGCACCTCGGCACGACGGGCTACGAGTGGCTCAGTCGCGACCCCGCCGTCGCCGAAGCGTTTGTGGCTGACCCCCTCACCTTCTATGCGGCGGCCGCCAAACTCTTCGGCCTCGTTGACGGGCTGAGGCTCCTCGGGCGACCTGCCAAAAACCTGGAGCGCGATGTCCCCGTGCTCATCCTCACCGGTAGCGAGGACTCGCTCGGCGGCGAGAAAAGCATCGCCAAGCTCGCTCGCGCTTACGTGCAGCGGTCCGGACTCACGGATGTCACGGCGATCGTCTACCCGGATGCCCGGCACGAGGTCTTTCGCGAGACCAACCGCGACGAGGTCGTCTCCGATCTGATCGCCTGGATGGACGCCCACGTCGCCTCATGAGTTCGGTCTTCACCCACATCCTCCAGGGCACGTCGCCGGGTCGCTTCGTTTGGCGCGACGACGTGTGCTTCGCGATTCTCACGATCGAGCCGCGAAAGCCCGGTCACGCCCTCGTCATCCCGAACGACGAGGTCGATAGCTGGACCGACCTGCCGGAGGCTGTCGCGATGCACATCTTCCGGGTGGGCCGCATTATCGGTCTCGCCCAACAGCAGGAATGGGACTCGCCCCGCGTCGGCGTCATGTACGAGGGCTACATGGTTCCGCACTCGCACCTGCACGTGTGGCCGTCGTGGACCGTGTACGAGTACAGCCACACCGGGATCGACAGGAACGCGCATCCGGCCGACCTTGACGAGGCTGCCGA
This genomic window from Antiquaquibacter oligotrophicus contains:
- a CDS encoding MarR family winged helix-turn-helix transcriptional regulator; translation: MMTLDHPDAARDTALDTADDLRIAVMRLARRMRIERVDGDVTDGQLAVLFVLAKHGPQTAGALSEHDRVSAPSMTRTVTALVDAGLVVRAPAPDDGRKVLVSLTNEGERIVAETRERRIAWFSRQFDTLSAEDQRALLASTPIIRALADS
- a CDS encoding alpha/beta fold hydrolase encodes the protein MPTFVPVRHDATYVDAHGVTIHYYVWKAAKPKAVVQLLHGLGEHALRYEQLAGELVNAGYSVYADDHRGHGRTGMEQWRNDATKLGRLGVGGMRATIAAIEQLTGIARAENPDIPLIALGQSWGSLMLQKMLDEHPRDYDAVVLTGTAYRTLTDMNSGDLNKHHKHLGTTGYEWLSRDPAVAEAFVADPLTFYAAAAKLFGLVDGLRLLGRPAKNLERDVPVLILTGSEDSLGGEKSIAKLARAYVQRSGLTDVTAIVYPDARHEVFRETNRDEVVSDLIAWMDAHVAS
- a CDS encoding HIT family protein; translation: MSSVFTHILQGTSPGRFVWRDDVCFAILTIEPRKPGHALVIPNDEVDSWTDLPEAVAMHIFRVGRIIGLAQQQEWDSPRVGVMYEGYMVPHSHLHVWPSWTVYEYSHTGIDRNAHPADLDEAADRLRARLISRGYGEHVPTS